The following proteins come from a genomic window of Pelagicoccus albus:
- a CDS encoding glycoside hydrolase family 44 protein: protein MSNVGSAWAALAAAVFLVASTQGEVTFRLQLTEVPQEISPLVYGVNDWNRGEAGESLNYTLERLGGNRMTGYNWENNYSNAGSDYFHHSDWHLVNSESEENKSKPGWAVSMSVDHAQDAGRPSLVTLQLAGYVAADGNGTVSEADTAPSDRWAEVRLRKEGEYTLTPDTTDGVVYMDEQVNFLIQTYGLSSEGGVFAYSLDNEPALWAHTHSRIHPDAPTVAEIVRVGADCAAMVKDLDAEALIFGPALFGWGSFVDFSAPDWSSYSGEYDWFVSAYLGEMKKQSDAAERRLLDVLDIHFYPEVSVVTGTDEEGADVYTRITDSTSDDEALTQARLQAPRSLWDSNYVEESWITTWSTGGEAVQLLPRVFESIETHYPDTELSISEYDYGGHQNYSGGLAQADVLGIYGRDGVYAACYWGEIEGYVIPAFQLYRNYDGQGSSFGELSVPVENPDAANFSCYASVDVTDQTFHVVAINKTDAAQSTTLDLSQTGLVFDKMDTYGFSEASGPELVAQGSQEGRFEGSVSLDLPARSAMHFVFHSPEQTEDLLEILGSEADGTLRARYRPSVGAIRSLQTSQDLQHWTDEISVIPGDGLVRELELKPEGTSGFWRITESD, encoded by the coding sequence GTGTCGAACGTTGGTTCCGCTTGGGCAGCCCTCGCGGCGGCCGTTTTCTTGGTAGCCTCAACCCAGGGCGAAGTCACCTTTCGCCTGCAGCTCACGGAGGTGCCGCAGGAGATCAGCCCCTTGGTCTACGGGGTGAACGACTGGAATCGCGGGGAAGCGGGGGAGTCGCTCAACTACACGCTGGAGCGTCTGGGCGGGAATCGCATGACCGGATACAATTGGGAGAATAACTACTCCAACGCGGGCAGTGATTATTTTCACCACAGCGATTGGCATCTGGTGAATTCCGAGAGCGAGGAGAACAAATCCAAACCCGGCTGGGCGGTCAGCATGAGTGTCGACCACGCCCAAGACGCCGGACGGCCGAGTCTCGTGACCCTGCAATTGGCCGGATACGTGGCTGCTGACGGGAATGGCACGGTCAGCGAGGCCGATACGGCTCCCAGCGATCGTTGGGCTGAGGTGCGACTCCGCAAGGAGGGCGAGTATACGCTGACCCCCGATACGACGGACGGGGTGGTCTACATGGACGAGCAGGTGAACTTTCTGATCCAGACCTACGGTCTGTCCTCGGAGGGCGGCGTCTTCGCCTACAGTTTGGACAACGAGCCCGCCCTTTGGGCCCATACGCACTCCCGGATCCACCCAGATGCTCCCACCGTGGCAGAGATCGTGCGGGTGGGAGCGGATTGCGCGGCCATGGTAAAGGACCTCGACGCGGAGGCCTTGATCTTCGGTCCGGCACTTTTTGGCTGGGGATCGTTTGTCGACTTTTCCGCTCCTGATTGGTCGTCCTACAGCGGTGAATACGATTGGTTCGTCAGCGCCTACCTTGGGGAAATGAAAAAGCAGTCCGACGCGGCGGAGCGTCGCCTGCTCGATGTACTGGATATCCACTTTTACCCGGAAGTCTCCGTGGTGACCGGTACCGACGAAGAAGGAGCCGACGTCTACACCCGCATCACCGACAGCACCAGCGACGACGAAGCCTTGACGCAGGCCCGTCTGCAGGCCCCGCGTTCGCTCTGGGATTCCAACTACGTGGAAGAGAGCTGGATCACCACTTGGAGTACCGGAGGCGAGGCTGTACAGCTCTTGCCTCGCGTATTCGAATCGATCGAGACCCATTATCCGGATACGGAGCTATCCATCTCCGAGTACGACTATGGCGGCCATCAAAACTATAGCGGCGGACTGGCCCAAGCAGACGTATTGGGAATCTACGGACGCGATGGCGTCTATGCCGCGTGTTACTGGGGCGAAATCGAGGGCTATGTGATTCCCGCCTTCCAGCTTTATCGCAACTACGACGGGCAGGGGAGTTCCTTCGGCGAGCTAAGCGTTCCGGTCGAAAATCCCGATGCGGCCAACTTCTCCTGCTATGCCTCGGTTGACGTGACTGACCAAACTTTTCACGTGGTGGCTATCAACAAAACCGATGCCGCCCAGTCGACGACGCTGGACCTTTCGCAGACAGGCCTAGTGTTCGACAAAATGGATACCTATGGCTTTAGCGAAGCAAGCGGACCCGAACTCGTAGCTCAAGGCTCACAGGAAGGACGATTCGAAGGCAGCGTGTCTCTCGACTTGCCGGCCCGTTCCGCGATGCATTTCGTATTTCACAGTCCTGAACAAACAGAAGACTTGCTGGAAATCCTCGGCAGCGAGGCCGACGGAACTTTGCGAGCCCGTTATCGTCCTAGCGTAGGAGCTATCCGCAGCCTGCAGACCAGCCAAGACTTGCAGCATTGGACGGATGAGATTTCAGTCATCCCCGGTGATGGACTGGTACGCGAGCTCGAGTTGAAGCCAGAAGGAACTTCCGGATTCTGGCGCATCACCGAAAGCGATTGA
- a CDS encoding VOC family protein, which yields MNLGAFSVSLAVKDIHASKAFYGKLGFEEFAGDITQNWLILKNGEHLIGLFQGMFEGNILTFNPGWDQSASELDSFTDVRKIYTDLKSMGINFVSEPDLESEGPTSFTLLDPDGNAILVDQHR from the coding sequence ATGAATCTGGGAGCATTTTCCGTCAGTCTCGCCGTTAAGGACATTCACGCCTCTAAAGCCTTTTATGGCAAATTGGGCTTTGAAGAGTTCGCAGGCGATATCACGCAAAATTGGCTGATCCTAAAAAACGGAGAGCACCTCATCGGACTTTTCCAGGGCATGTTCGAAGGCAATATCCTCACCTTCAATCCGGGATGGGATCAGAGTGCTTCCGAACTAGATTCCTTCACCGATGTGCGGAAGATCTACACCGACTTGAAGTCCATGGGGATCAACTTCGTCTCCGAGCCGGATCTAGAGTCGGAGGGCCCCACCTCCTTCACCCTGCTCGACCCCGACGGAAATGCCATCCTCGTGGACCAACATCGTTAG
- a CDS encoding CNNM domain-containing protein has protein sequence MFALIIYLLLALGVSFLCSILEAALLSMSPSFVSQQERSGTKTGKLLAKVKKEIDQSLAAILTLNTVAHTIGAAGVGSQAVRVFGEAYFGVISAILTLLILVISEIIPKTLGAQFWRQLAPFTARSCRIIVIGTYPLVAMSKQITKLFQSGSHGEHSVSRDELVALAQIGGSEGVLDENESRMIHSLMRFRDLRVQHIMTPRTVIAALDETLSCAEAVTAADIMRFSRIPVYSDNKDNITGYFVNSDALQRLAQGEPDTPLEKLSRPVRIVSEMDTLSRLFDELLTYREQIAIVVDEFGGTSGLVTMEDLIETLLGLEIVDESDPEVDMRELARARWDERNKKLATEKSESAGKPNE, from the coding sequence GTGTTCGCTCTAATCATCTACTTGTTGCTCGCCCTCGGGGTGTCGTTTTTGTGCTCCATTCTGGAGGCGGCCCTGCTATCCATGTCGCCTTCCTTCGTGAGCCAACAGGAGCGGAGCGGGACAAAAACAGGTAAACTTCTGGCCAAGGTAAAAAAGGAGATTGATCAATCTCTGGCCGCGATCCTGACCTTGAATACGGTGGCCCATACGATCGGAGCCGCCGGTGTGGGCTCACAGGCGGTACGGGTATTTGGCGAGGCGTATTTCGGAGTCATATCCGCTATTCTGACCCTTCTGATCCTCGTCATATCAGAGATCATCCCCAAGACCTTGGGAGCCCAGTTCTGGCGGCAACTTGCTCCGTTTACCGCTCGGTCTTGCCGAATCATCGTGATCGGGACTTACCCGCTGGTGGCGATGTCCAAACAGATAACGAAGCTTTTCCAATCCGGCTCGCACGGAGAGCATAGCGTCAGCCGCGACGAACTCGTCGCTTTGGCCCAAATAGGTGGAAGCGAAGGCGTGCTGGACGAAAACGAATCCCGCATGATTCACAGCCTGATGCGCTTTCGGGACTTGCGGGTTCAGCATATTATGACCCCGCGAACGGTAATAGCTGCACTGGACGAAACGCTGAGCTGCGCGGAAGCGGTTACAGCTGCCGACATTATGCGCTTTTCACGAATCCCAGTGTATTCGGATAATAAAGACAATATTACCGGCTATTTCGTAAACAGCGACGCCTTGCAGCGGCTCGCTCAAGGGGAACCCGATACGCCGCTCGAGAAATTGAGCCGGCCCGTGCGCATCGTTTCGGAAATGGATACCTTGTCTCGCCTTTTCGACGAGCTGCTGACCTACCGTGAGCAGATCGCAATCGTGGTGGACGAGTTCGGTGGAACCAGTGGCCTTGTCACCATGGAGGACTTGATCGAAACCCTTCTAGGGCTAGAGATTGTGGACGAATCAGATCCCGAGGTAGACATGCGGGAGCTGGCCCGAGCTCGTTGGGACGAGCGTAACAAAAAGCTGGCTACAGAAAAGTCCGAATCGGCAGGCAAGCCAAACGAGTAG
- a CDS encoding endonuclease/exonuclease/phosphatase family protein has product MPVANLVLICLSVFALLCATIPYLRAEGWWVRGFDFPRLQFAVFSAAMLVVDLWLLDFSSNWAWSAIAASLLALGIELWWILPFTRLARKEVVDHRPGSEGESLSVMTANVLQTNQNRDDFLKIVFDTQPDILVALETDGKWQATLDILEQEHGYHHTAKCPLDNLYGLLVYSRLSFENTRIQYLVEDGVPSAHTLARLPSGQAVRMHFIHPAPPSPSENTESSERDAELTMVGKSVSHSTVPAIVTGDLNDVAWSTTTRLFRRASGMRDVRIGRGMFNTFHANYWFLRWPLDHLFCSKHFELAEMRRLPKYGSDHFSMFVKLVLTQRDSNKEEPLKADEDDRQLMQEKLEDENVSPNDVHQPDR; this is encoded by the coding sequence ATGCCAGTCGCCAACCTTGTCCTGATCTGCCTTTCCGTATTCGCCTTGCTCTGCGCCACTATCCCCTATCTGCGAGCCGAAGGCTGGTGGGTGCGGGGCTTCGACTTTCCCCGCCTGCAGTTCGCCGTTTTTTCGGCCGCCATGCTTGTAGTCGATTTATGGCTACTGGACTTTTCAAGCAATTGGGCTTGGTCCGCCATCGCCGCCAGTCTGCTCGCCTTAGGCATCGAGCTCTGGTGGATCCTTCCCTTTACTAGACTGGCCCGCAAGGAAGTGGTCGACCACCGGCCGGGCTCCGAGGGCGAAAGCCTCTCCGTCATGACTGCCAATGTCCTGCAGACCAACCAAAACCGGGACGACTTCCTCAAGATCGTGTTCGATACCCAGCCGGACATTTTGGTGGCGCTCGAGACCGACGGAAAATGGCAAGCCACCCTCGACATACTCGAGCAGGAACACGGTTATCATCACACCGCCAAATGTCCGCTCGACAACCTCTACGGCCTGCTCGTCTACTCGCGACTCTCTTTCGAAAATACAAGGATCCAGTATCTCGTGGAAGACGGAGTCCCCTCCGCCCATACCCTCGCTCGCCTGCCTTCCGGACAAGCGGTTCGCATGCACTTCATCCACCCCGCTCCACCAAGCCCTTCCGAAAATACAGAAAGTTCCGAGCGAGACGCCGAGCTGACCATGGTGGGTAAAAGCGTGTCCCACTCCACAGTGCCAGCCATCGTGACCGGAGACCTCAACGATGTCGCCTGGTCCACTACCACCCGCCTTTTCCGCCGAGCCAGCGGGATGCGCGACGTGCGAATCGGCCGAGGCATGTTCAATACCTTCCACGCCAACTACTGGTTTCTCCGCTGGCCGCTCGACCACCTCTTTTGCAGCAAACACTTCGAGCTCGCCGAAATGCGACGCCTGCCCAAGTACGGATCCGACCATTTCTCCATGTTCGTGAAACTTGTCCTCACGCAGCGCGACTCCAACAAAGAGGAGCCCCTAAAAGCCGACGAAGACGACCGTCAACTGATGCAAGAAAAGCTCGAAGACGAAAACGTCTCCCCCAACGACGTCCACCAACCGGACCGCTGA
- a CDS encoding RidA family protein, with translation MRDRDMEKRIEKAESAQDTEAAGVFGTRRRKFLLQLAGLPLLAGFTRRALGETESSSSDEDPIEAKIKAMRLSLPPPIKTPPGVEFPFVMVRVNGKRATISGHGPQVEDGSLSPIKGKLGAEVSIEDGYHTAKLTALSILGSLKREIGNLDRVANWSRVFGMVACTPDFAKQPAVINGFSDLILELYGPERGAHSRSAVGMAALPFGIPVEIEAELELK, from the coding sequence ATGCGGGATCGCGATATGGAAAAGAGAATCGAAAAAGCGGAATCAGCCCAGGATACCGAAGCGGCGGGCGTATTTGGAACAAGGAGACGGAAGTTCCTCCTGCAATTGGCGGGCTTGCCGTTGTTGGCGGGGTTCACGCGTCGAGCATTGGGCGAAACGGAGTCAAGCTCGAGCGACGAGGACCCGATCGAAGCGAAGATCAAGGCGATGAGGCTGAGTTTGCCTCCGCCGATCAAAACGCCGCCGGGCGTGGAATTCCCCTTTGTGATGGTTCGCGTCAATGGCAAGCGAGCCACGATTTCCGGTCATGGTCCGCAAGTGGAAGACGGCAGCCTTAGCCCGATCAAGGGCAAGCTCGGAGCGGAGGTGAGCATCGAAGACGGTTACCACACCGCTAAGCTCACGGCCCTTTCGATCCTTGGCAGCTTGAAGCGGGAAATTGGAAATCTGGACCGAGTGGCGAATTGGAGCCGGGTTTTTGGCATGGTCGCTTGTACGCCAGATTTCGCGAAGCAGCCAGCCGTGATCAACGGGTTTTCCGATTTGATTCTAGAGCTTTATGGGCCGGAGCGAGGCGCTCATAGCCGAAGCGCAGTGGGTATGGCGGCTTTGCCCTTTGGCATCCCAGTCGAGATCGAGGCGGAACTGGAGCTAAAGTAA
- a CDS encoding DUF4861 family protein yields MHLQFFKLPTLFALNAAFTMGALSLQAQEKVAHCRFVPERKDDFAFENDKVAFRMYGPALAEGGENSGIDCWLKRVDYPIIDRWYRLEAEGVQSYHEDHGEGYDPYHVGSSFGCGGLAIWKDGELIKSNVYRSYKVISDGPEQVKFELSYLYESEGIEEVKRITLDKGNRLFHAVSHFTKDGEAVEVELAVGLTTHEGKADVYSDAEDGVIAAWETIHESGLGTGVILPREFSATIHETDGEGVDDDLAFFVTSTDEDGMISYYAGYGWERAGEITSFEEWKTYLSQFSEED; encoded by the coding sequence ATGCATCTCCAATTCTTTAAATTACCAACCCTGTTTGCTTTAAACGCAGCCTTCACCATGGGAGCTTTATCGCTCCAAGCTCAGGAAAAGGTGGCCCATTGCCGCTTCGTGCCAGAGCGCAAAGACGACTTTGCCTTCGAAAACGACAAGGTCGCCTTTCGCATGTATGGGCCTGCTTTAGCAGAAGGCGGAGAAAATAGCGGCATCGATTGCTGGCTGAAAAGAGTCGACTATCCGATCATCGACAGGTGGTACCGACTCGAAGCGGAAGGCGTGCAAAGCTATCACGAGGACCATGGCGAAGGCTACGATCCTTATCATGTGGGATCGTCATTCGGCTGTGGAGGGTTAGCGATTTGGAAAGATGGGGAGCTTATTAAATCCAATGTTTACCGAAGCTATAAGGTGATCTCCGACGGTCCTGAGCAGGTGAAATTTGAGCTGAGCTACTTGTACGAGAGCGAAGGGATCGAAGAGGTCAAACGAATCACCTTGGACAAAGGAAACCGACTATTCCACGCTGTAAGTCACTTCACAAAGGATGGCGAAGCCGTCGAGGTCGAACTTGCTGTCGGCCTGACAACGCATGAAGGCAAGGCAGACGTGTATTCGGATGCTGAGGACGGAGTGATCGCCGCTTGGGAAACAATTCACGAAAGTGGTTTGGGCACCGGAGTCATTCTACCACGTGAGTTCTCTGCAACCATTCACGAAACCGACGGTGAGGGGGTCGATGACGATCTCGCGTTTTTTGTGACCTCAACCGATGAGGATGGTATGATTAGCTACTATGCGGGCTACGGCTGGGAGCGAGCAGGCGAGATCACAAGTTTTGAAGAATGGAAAACGTATCTCTCCCAGTTTTCCGAGGAAGACTAG
- a CDS encoding serine hydrolase domain-containing protein codes for MTLPTRRLTLVVSLIALLGLSSSGLAKPLVPVEPESVGISSERISRIDSVFEEYVESGKLPGAVSLVIRKGEVAQLGVYGYRDVEGKMPMEEDTIFRIASQTKALTSVGIMILQEEGKLLISDPVSKYLPEYEKTTVAVPHPDLGYIVVPAKRQITIRDLLTHTSGVGYGWGIVEDEWKAAGIHGWYFADRDEPIRETVRRMAELPFESQPGEKFVYGYNTDILGALIEVASGQSLDEFLKDRLFDPLAMVDTHFYLPTDKADRLATVYAMREDGELKRSPDESAMEGQGGYVEGPRMSFSGGAGLLSTAHDYSRFLQMLLNEGEFEGKQILSRKSMELMSVNHLPKVAAFPWESGTGFGLGFRVVLDMGQKGELSSVGEYGWGGAYHSTYWIDPTEELVVVYFTQVIPADGLDDHAKLRALVYQALE; via the coding sequence ATGACCCTCCCCACACGCAGGTTAACTCTCGTCGTCTCTCTCATCGCGCTGCTTGGACTCTCCTCAAGCGGCCTCGCCAAGCCATTGGTCCCGGTCGAACCCGAATCGGTCGGCATAAGCTCGGAGCGAATTTCACGAATCGATTCCGTGTTCGAAGAATACGTGGAGTCAGGCAAGCTCCCCGGAGCAGTCTCTCTTGTTATTAGAAAAGGCGAGGTTGCCCAACTCGGTGTTTACGGATACCGCGACGTGGAGGGGAAAATGCCCATGGAGGAGGATACCATATTCCGGATCGCATCCCAAACAAAGGCTCTTACCAGCGTCGGAATTATGATTCTGCAAGAAGAGGGCAAATTGCTAATTTCTGATCCTGTCTCCAAATACCTTCCCGAATATGAGAAAACCACGGTTGCAGTGCCGCACCCAGATCTCGGATACATCGTGGTTCCAGCCAAACGCCAGATCACGATCCGCGACTTGCTGACCCATACCTCAGGAGTGGGATACGGCTGGGGTATTGTTGAAGACGAATGGAAAGCAGCCGGTATCCACGGTTGGTACTTTGCTGATCGAGACGAACCCATCCGCGAAACGGTAAGACGTATGGCGGAATTGCCTTTCGAGTCCCAGCCAGGAGAGAAGTTCGTTTATGGATACAATACCGATATCCTCGGAGCCTTGATCGAGGTCGCGTCGGGCCAGAGCTTGGATGAATTTCTAAAGGATCGACTCTTCGATCCCCTCGCCATGGTAGACACCCATTTCTATCTTCCCACGGACAAAGCCGACCGACTCGCCACCGTCTACGCCATGCGTGAAGACGGCGAGCTGAAGCGATCTCCCGACGAGAGCGCTATGGAAGGACAGGGAGGTTACGTCGAAGGTCCACGCATGAGCTTTTCAGGCGGAGCAGGACTGCTCTCGACCGCTCATGACTACAGCCGCTTTTTGCAGATGCTGCTGAACGAGGGCGAATTTGAGGGCAAGCAGATCCTTTCCCGTAAATCGATGGAGCTCATGTCGGTGAATCATCTGCCAAAGGTCGCTGCGTTTCCCTGGGAGAGCGGGACTGGATTCGGGCTCGGTTTCCGCGTTGTTCTAGACATGGGGCAAAAGGGAGAGTTGTCATCAGTCGGCGAATACGGCTGGGGCGGAGCCTATCACTCGACTTACTGGATCGATCCTACGGAGGAACTGGTAGTCGTTTATTTTACCCAAGTCATCCCTGCAGACGGTCTCGATGATCATGCAAAATTGAGAGCTCTGGTGTACCAAGCCCTCGAATAA
- a CDS encoding nucleoside hydrolase, with product MRYLSFLALVLAIANQASAAKRKVIIDQDAFEGPGMQPILMLLQSPDVEVLGITTVSGDGWQPEETARTLRMLEMIDRTDIPVYGGATYPLVNSKELTELREKRYGKLGYKGAWTETWPSTDEMSRADYHGPDVIPPFAEGHPSIEAAEGTAAEFMIEQTKKYPGEVTIIAMGPMTNLALAQRLDYKFASRVKQLCLMGGTFNQPLFYNHGPFALQRAYSPRMSFNYQWDPEAAHIVHTSPFPKISLVTSDASVDIFGTKELLDKIASSDSKVAAYVTEIAKVGFPLWDEVQAGAWLEPDIVTESNTLWIGVDTNEGPNYGAILTWPEESAPGIGERPVEVIYSVDQARMEAMFTELLSH from the coding sequence ATGAGATACCTCTCTTTTCTCGCCCTAGTCCTAGCAATTGCCAACCAAGCTTCGGCCGCTAAACGCAAAGTCATCATCGACCAAGACGCCTTCGAGGGACCTGGTATGCAGCCTATCCTGATGTTGCTACAGTCACCAGATGTGGAAGTGCTTGGCATAACGACCGTCAGCGGGGACGGCTGGCAGCCCGAGGAAACGGCACGCACCCTGAGGATGCTGGAGATGATCGACCGCACGGATATCCCCGTCTATGGAGGGGCGACTTACCCTTTGGTTAACAGCAAGGAGCTGACCGAGCTGCGTGAAAAGCGCTACGGAAAGCTTGGATACAAAGGGGCTTGGACGGAGACCTGGCCATCGACTGATGAGATGTCCCGGGCGGACTACCATGGGCCGGATGTGATCCCGCCTTTCGCCGAAGGACACCCCAGTATCGAAGCCGCTGAGGGAACGGCGGCGGAATTCATGATCGAGCAGACTAAGAAATATCCAGGCGAGGTAACCATTATCGCCATGGGGCCGATGACGAATCTCGCCTTGGCCCAGCGCTTGGATTATAAATTCGCCAGCCGAGTCAAACAGCTTTGCCTGATGGGAGGGACTTTTAACCAGCCTCTCTTCTATAACCACGGTCCTTTCGCTCTGCAGAGAGCGTATTCTCCTCGTATGAGCTTCAACTATCAATGGGACCCCGAGGCCGCCCACATCGTGCACACTAGCCCGTTTCCTAAAATATCGCTCGTCACTAGCGATGCCTCCGTGGATATCTTCGGGACCAAGGAATTGTTAGACAAGATCGCATCCAGCGATTCGAAGGTCGCCGCCTATGTGACCGAAATCGCCAAAGTAGGTTTTCCCCTTTGGGACGAGGTGCAAGCAGGAGCTTGGCTGGAGCCGGATATTGTTACGGAGAGCAATACGCTCTGGATCGGGGTGGACACCAACGAAGGGCCCAACTACGGAGCGATTCTGACCTGGCCAGAGGAGAGCGCTCCTGGAATAGGCGAGCGACCGGTGGAAGTAATCTACTCGGTGGATCAAGCTCGCATGGAGGCAATGTTCACCGAGTTGCTCAGTCACTAG
- a CDS encoding aminotransferase class V-fold PLP-dependent enzyme, with translation MDSQKENRVNSELGAPLARREWLAKAGLLSLAAGTFKFGARGASEVKGTGSKPSGGLAGLASEFEVASTYLNSASIHPITTKAAQAIATYQDGRLMNEGASKSSTRADRQKVFSLFGKMVNAEPEELSFVPSTLVGENTVCDGLGITGAGSRVVTDEYHFMGGMYRYMELEKRGLDLEVVKAKDNRIRIEDLDKAITPETDLVAITLVSNVAGFQHDLKAVCEIAHSRGVPVYADLIQAAGVTPIDLKESGVDFAACSTYKWLMGDFGIGLMYAKRESQELLTRTRFGYWQRAKWETNYSPFDEPNNIVPDSPFRPGLSGLMGVGTIASAGVAALSYSLELLDRVGVAEIEKWRQPLLRRLHEALPSQGYLAMTPEDSKSSILSFARKDLAETNGAKLEAMGVKVSMHTHHVRISPSFFNDMDDIERLIEALA, from the coding sequence ATGGATTCACAAAAAGAAAACCGAGTAAACTCAGAGCTTGGAGCTCCTCTGGCTCGACGCGAATGGCTCGCCAAAGCGGGGCTTCTATCGCTCGCGGCGGGGACATTTAAATTCGGCGCCCGTGGGGCAAGCGAAGTTAAGGGAACAGGATCGAAACCGAGCGGCGGGTTGGCCGGACTGGCGTCGGAGTTTGAAGTGGCTTCGACCTACCTGAACTCCGCTTCCATTCACCCGATCACCACAAAGGCAGCCCAAGCGATCGCAACCTATCAGGACGGACGCCTGATGAACGAGGGGGCCAGTAAGTCCAGCACGCGGGCGGATCGGCAAAAGGTTTTTTCCCTGTTTGGCAAAATGGTGAACGCGGAGCCGGAGGAGTTGTCCTTCGTTCCCAGCACCTTGGTGGGCGAGAATACGGTTTGCGACGGGCTGGGGATCACGGGAGCCGGCTCGCGTGTGGTGACCGATGAATATCATTTCATGGGCGGAATGTATCGCTACATGGAGCTGGAGAAGCGGGGCTTGGATTTGGAAGTCGTCAAAGCGAAGGACAATCGTATCCGTATCGAAGATTTGGATAAGGCCATTACGCCGGAAACCGATCTGGTAGCCATCACCTTGGTTTCCAACGTGGCCGGCTTTCAGCACGATCTGAAGGCGGTTTGCGAAATCGCTCATTCTCGAGGCGTGCCAGTCTATGCGGACTTGATCCAGGCCGCCGGCGTGACACCCATCGATTTGAAGGAGAGCGGAGTGGATTTCGCCGCTTGTTCGACCTACAAGTGGCTAATGGGCGACTTCGGAATCGGGCTCATGTACGCGAAGCGTGAATCGCAAGAGCTGTTGACCCGCACCCGCTTCGGTTACTGGCAGCGGGCGAAATGGGAAACCAACTATTCACCCTTCGACGAGCCGAACAACATCGTTCCAGATTCGCCCTTCCGTCCCGGCTTGAGCGGGCTGATGGGAGTAGGGACCATTGCCAGCGCTGGCGTGGCGGCCCTGAGTTACTCCCTGGAATTGCTGGATCGTGTCGGGGTAGCGGAGATTGAAAAATGGCGTCAACCCCTTCTGCGTCGTTTGCATGAAGCTTTGCCCAGCCAAGGTTATCTCGCGATGACGCCGGAAGATTCGAAATCCTCGATCCTATCTTTCGCCCGCAAAGACTTGGCGGAGACGAACGGAGCGAAGCTGGAGGCCATGGGCGTGAAGGTCAGTATGCACACGCACCACGTTCGGATCTCGCCGTCGTTTTTCAACGACATGGACGACATCGAGCGGCTGATCGAAGCACTCGCCTAA